Genomic window (Zingiber officinale cultivar Zhangliang chromosome 2B, Zo_v1.1, whole genome shotgun sequence):
atatttatttatttttattttatcccTCCTATTATTCACTGTGACATTGTATTTCGAATAATAGTATTAGTGTAGTActgtattttaaaattaataaaattaatatagtgcttttttaaaaattaatattattgtgATATTTATTTTAAGATTTATGTAGCACCAAATTGGTATTGACTTTTAAAATACAACATGCTATGCTTTGAAACACAATATCACAATGATGTTATTATTTGAATATAACATCATGATGATAGTTAACtggaatgatatatatatatatatatatatatatatatatatatatatatatatatatatatatatatatatatttttttttttgagaaatttaaaaattaaatatgtcttttaAAAATTTCACAACTTTCAGAAGATGCTACTGAAGATTTGAATATCGGGAACAAGTCTCACCTTAACTATACCAAATCGCATTCTTTGCTTCTAAAATACTTGAATGACAGCAAAACTTAGTTACAAGTCCACTCGAACCTACAAGTGCACGCCACACATCCACTGACCTCCAAAAGCTCCGGCACCACACAGTCCATGCCACCTCAAACACTTCCCAAAAGACCTGCAGCTGCTTTGATGGGTCGCCTTTTTGGTCAGGTTTAGGGCCAACATTGGGGCATGTTGAAAGCTTTTAGGTAGGAATAAAGACGAGCAGGGCAGAGGAGTTCAAAAGCTTCATGGGAGGCATTTTGAATATTGTAACTCCAAAGAGTTACGTTATAAATGAGCAGTAAACCAGAGGTATTTATTGTAGTAGTTTCTAGccgattaaattaaaattgaataaattatttttttaagaaatcaAATCCATCCAACTTTTCTTTAAATAAAACACCTTTTCGTTtacgattaattaattaattattaattaattaattgatgttaGAATTCTTGATTTTAAAAGTCACGGTTCAAGATAACAAAATATAATAGTTGACTAGTGACTTCcattcaatttaatcaattaaattgatatCTTAAATCTTAAATGAATCAAACTACATGAAttcatcaatatttttttaaaaaattaaaataaaataaattgttgAATTAAACTAAACCGAATTTTCGATTTCAATTCTATTCGATTGATTGATTCAATTTGACTAATTGTCACCTTTGGCGAGGTGCGAGCTTGAAGAGCGCTCATCTTTTCATGCAGCAGCTTTTTCTTTCTCAGAGACTGTAAAGGAACTGGCCATGCAGGACCTTTAACACAGCACCACGCTCCGGCAATGGCTTCGAGAATTTGGATATAGAAAGCCTGCATTTGCCTTTCTTTTCCTTGCTTTTATTCCCCACCTTCCATCAAATCTCACCTCTTATAAATCTCGAACCAGCCACTGTTCCACTACGAGGCAAAGGCCATGGCTTTCCGACTGAAAAGAGAGTGCTTTGAGGAGGGAGAGGCGGAGGAGGAGTCCTTGTCGCTTTCTGATTTTCCGGTGTCCGCCGGCGAGGACGACTGCGCGTGCAAGTCTAGCGATGCAGCAGACGAGTTTGAGTTTCAAGTATCGGCTGCCGGTGGACTCCTCGGCGGTGCGGGGGAGGCAGGGATGTGCGTGGCCGACGAGGTGTTCTTCCAGGGCCAGATTCTCCCCCTGCGGCCCTCTGTCAGCTCCGACAGCGGCTTCCTTAGCCGTGGGGCGAGCCGGCGGTCGGAGTCTCTGGACCAGTATTACTCGGCCGCCATCCTCGGCTTGGGGTTCCACAGCACGAGCCGGAGCAGCAGCACCAGCAGCCGGAGCAGCAGCAACGGCAGCGGGATGAGCAGGAGCCATTCGTCGAACAACTTCTACGCGCGCCCGAGTCCCACGCCGCAGATCCGAACACACAGAAAAACAAACTCCGGGCGGAGGAGCGCGAGCTCCGTGCCGCCGGGATGGGGAATATTCCAGCTTGGGATCGCCAAGGCCCCTGAGATCGAACTGCACGACATCATGCTGCGGAGggcgggcggcggcggcggcgtcagTGCCCGCACCAACAATGCAGAAGCAGACCACGCGAAGAAGGAAAAATCCAAACGCAGCAGGAGCAGGGGCGGCCTGATCTGCAGGTGCTCGCCGGAGGCGGTGGAGCCGGTCGCCGCGTCGACGAAGCAAAAGGCGGCGGAGGCGAGGTCCAAAAATCTCAGGCTATTTGCCTGGTTGCATCAAGGGCGATCATTTACAAAGGCAGCAGCAAGGTGCTAATTAGCAAGATATCCCTTCCCGAATCCAATTCGCCATCAGCAATTGGCTCTTGAACATCTctgttcttctttttctcctgaaaaagaaaaacaaaactatTTTCTTCTACTTCTGAAATCTTATAGCATGCTTTGATGATAAAATCCTCTTTAAAAGAAATGCAAATATAGAACTCCTCTTAATTACTACTGCTAAAATGAAGAACACCCAATGAACACTAGACAAGTCATCCAGTGAGAGATTTCACAAATTACAATGAATGATTGATGAAGGAAGCACTCGATCATTCTGGCAACAGCAgtatacattttttttattgtccTTTTGGGACAGTGCTGTGGAACAGTGGAAGTTTATGCTTTAGAGGCTTGCTAAAAGATTAGTCGAATTCTTCTAAGATTTTGTGGGGGTAAATCCATTGGACGATCTCAAAGTCAACGCTTTGGAATCATACTCTCGAGGTGTTGATCAAAGTCAATGTTCTTTTTAAAATGTTTTGCTATGAacttcgaaaaataaaaaataagaaaacaacaaTCTCATAAGACTGAAGAAACTACATTGTTTATCCTATTGTATATTCATTATTATGTTCATTAGATACATTTGAGAAATCAGCTGTTCTTAGAATTCAAGGTAAAAATGGATGTCATTGCATGATATTAAGCAAACTGAATGCTTTCTTCCTTGAATTGATATTATACCTCTCTTTTTGCATAAGATAACCAGCCAGGTGACTAAGCTTGAAATCATCTAGTTTTCTTTTACCGAGcttgagctcgagctcgactcatttaaatgttggatctcaatactATTGATCTTCGGCATTGAGATCCAACAATGAGACTCAGTTAGTCATGTCGATGATGAGTCAATGATTCTAACCGGTGGAGCTCGGTATGACAATATGAATCTTGTCTCATTTATACTCTCGACATCCCCTTTCGGTTATTGAAGTACCCCTTCGAGTAAGAGACATATCATTCTTAGTATCATCGCTACCGACCTAATCTTGTTGGTCCTCGAGTTATCCCTTTGGATATCGACACAACCTCTTTGGGTAAACTTATCCATAAGAATAAGAGTATTGAGGTCGAGGTGAAGGCTAGACCTTCTTTCCTTAAAACGATATTGCCCCACCCAGGTGCTTACGGTTTATTGGCAATCGTCTCCCAATATACAACGACTTGTGTCTCGAAATAGGAGCACTCCAAATTTCGAGCTCTGTCGAACTTTTGAAGCCTTAAAACTattaagagaggagagagagaatagAATCCAAGAGGAGAATTCACAACTTGAGAATTGAGTAAGAATTGAGTGGAAGGAATGAGGTTTGTTTTATAGGGATGAAGAGTTACACTCAAGAGGTGAAAGGTTTCTTCCAAGAGGTGAAAGGATATGGGATGTGTTTTTTCTCTTAAACCTTTTCACTTAAACCTTTTCATTAAACCTTttcattataattaatttaattacttaatatgattaattatttacctaatctattataaatattaattaatcaattaattaataccaCAATGATTAATCtttttaatcaatcaataaattaattataattttatacccTCAATAGTTccacatactggtgttagtgtcCGATCATTCCAAAGCAACCCttcattaaacattaatttctcattcactcgaGAAATTGGTTTGCGACGATCTACTCGCGAAATAGTCATCTTATCCTTAATGGTCACCAAACCAATTTTGCAACAATCCCCCACGTGAAAGGAAATTATGGATAAGTTTCAAATCTCAAACAAGAATTTTATCGGAAGACTATTGCGTCAGGAAAGGTAgtttgtggctttgaaccttccgtagtagaATACGATCGGATTTACTTGACCACCCAATGAACTATGTCTTGAATTGTTCAGTCGTTAGTGTAAACCAAGACAATCATATCCACACAATAGCCCCCTAGGCTTTTACTAGTTCTCTATTGTGTCTGTTTTGGTTATGGACAAAGCTTGGGATTCat
Coding sequences:
- the LOC122048531 gene encoding uncharacterized protein LOC122048531, with protein sequence MAFRLKRECFEEGEAEEESLSLSDFPVSAGEDDCACKSSDAADEFEFQVSAAGGLLGGAGEAGMCVADEVFFQGQILPLRPSVSSDSGFLSRGASRRSESLDQYYSAAILGLGFHSTSRSSSTSSRSSSNGSGMSRSHSSNNFYARPSPTPQIRTHRKTNSGRRSASSVPPGWGIFQLGIAKAPEIELHDIMLRRAGGGGGVSARTNNAEADHAKKEKSKRSRSRGGLICRCSPEAVEPVAASTKQKAAEARSKNLRLFAWLHQGRSFTKAAARC